The nucleotide window GATCACCAACCAGCGGGAAACCACCGTGCTGTGGGACCGGGCCAGTGGTCAGCCCATTGCACATGCCATTGTGTGGCAGGACCGCAGGACCGCCGGGCGCTGTGATGAACTGCGGCAGCAGGGCAAGACAGAGGTGTTCCAGCAGAAAACTGGACTGGTGCTGGACGCTTACTTTTCGGGCACCAAGCTGGAATGGCTTTTGAACAACACAGAAGGGGCCAGAGAACGCGCCGCAAAAGGCGAACTGGCTTTTGGAACCATTGACTGCTGGTTGCTCTGGAAGCTGACCGGAGGCAAAGTCCATGTCACCGATCCCAGCAACGCTGCCCGCACCTTGCTGTTCAACATCCACACCGGAGACTGGGACGATGAACTGCTTTCCATCTTGAACATTCCCCGTGCCCTGCTGCCCGAGGTCAAATCCAGCAGCGAGGTGTATGGCCAGACCCTGCCTCACCTGTTTGGGGGTGAAATTCCCATTGCTGGCATTGCTGGAGACCAGCAGGCAGCCACTTTTGGTCAGGCCTGCCATGAGGTCGGGATGGCCAAGAACACGTATGGAACAGGCTGCTTTCTGCTGCTCAACACCGGACAGGAGGCCATTCCCAGCCAGAACCACCTGCTGACCACTGTGGCATGGAAACGGGAAGACCAGCTGACTTATGCTTTAGAGGGCAGTGTGTTCATGGCGGGGGCAACCGTGCAGTGGCTCAGGGATGGTCTGGGCATCATCCGGGACAGCAGCGAGGTGGAAAGCCTGGCCGCCAGTGTGGAAAGCACCGATGGGGTGTATCTGGTGCCTGCTTTTGTGGGTCTGGGTGCCCCTTACTGGGACCCTTATGCCAGAGGAAGCCTTTTTGGCATGACCCGTGGAACCACCCGTGCCCACATTGCACGGGCTGCGCTGGAAAGCATCTGTTTTCAGACGGCAGATGTGTTGCACGCCATGCAGGAGGATTCCGGGATCACTTTGACTGAGCTCAGGGTGGATGGTGGGGCTTCGCGCAACAACCTGATGATGCAGTTCCAGGCAGACATTCTGGGTGTGCCTGTGGTGCGTCCGAAAGTCACCGAGACCACCGCTCTGGGGGCCGCTTATCTGGCGGGTCTGGCCGTGGGGTTCTGGTCGGGTTTGCAGGACATCAGCCAGCAGTGGCAGGCAGATGAGCGCTTCGAGCCCAACATGTCCGCAACAACCCGCGAGAAATTTCTGGCAGGCTGGAAGAAAGCTGTGGACCGGGCCAGAAACTGGGAAGACGCCTGATGTTCTGAGGCTTTCAGCTCCTGGCTTTTCCCAGAAAGGGTCAGGTTTTTTTGATCTGTTTTGCACCAGATCCAGCTGGGTCAATCCCGGTTGGGCCTGTTTTTGTCCAGAGTTCAGCGCTTAAAAGCTGTTTCAGGGATTTTGAAGCCTGGATCTGGGGTCAAATGGGGGCTTGCGCTCCAGGATGCACAATCTTCGCTCTCCATTTATGTCAATTTTTCTTGTATAATTACCACAGTTTCGGGAACTGTCAGAGACAACAGCTGGTGGCACCCCTCTGTGTTCTTTCCTCCCCGGTGCCTTTCAGTTGCCTGTTTCAGATTGCTTTTCAGGAGAACGCATGATCATTGCCCGCAACAAAACCCTGGTGGTTGAGGGAGAAGAAGCCCTCAAAGTCCTCTCTGCCCTCAACTCCGACACCCGGTTGCTGATCCTCAGCCTGCTGTCCCACCGGACCATGAATGTCTCTGCCCTCACCGAAGCACTGGACCAGCCGCACTCCACGGTCAATTTCAACCTCAAACAACTGGAAGAAGCCGGGCTTTTAAGCATCCAGTACATGCCGGGCACCCGTGGCCGACAGAAAATGATCTCCAAGAATTACGACGAGATCCTGGTGAAACTCCCCGGCGTGAACATCGAAGCAGACCATGATGTGGTGGAAGTCTCCATGCCCATTGGGAATTACAAGCGCTTTGAAGCAAAACCCACCTGCGGCATGGCCAGCGAAAGCAAATACATTGGGCTGATCGACGACCCCAGAAGTTTTTACGAACCAGAGCACGTTTACGCGCAATTGATCTGGTTTCGCACCGGATTTGTGGAATACGACTTTCCCAACAACCTGCCTTACGGCTCGGTGGCCACCGAAATTGAAATCAGCATGGAAATCTGCTCAGAGGCCCCAGAATACGACCTGGACTGGCCTTCGGACATCACCCTGTGGGTCAATGGCATTGAAATTGGCTCCTGGACCTCTCCTGCAGACTTTGGCGGGGTGAAAGCCAAACTCACGCCCTCCTGGTGGTCGCTGGACCAGACCACCCACGGTTTGCTGAAACGCTGGCGCATCACGGCAGAGGGTGCTTACATCGATGGAGAAAAAATCTCTGGGATCAGCATGCAGGACCTCAAAATCGAAGACACCAACCATGTGGAGGTGCGCATTGGCGTGAAACCCGATGCCCGCCACCCCGGAGGGCTGAATCTGTTCGGGAAACGCTTCGGGAATTACGAGCAGGATGTGATCATGCGCACCCGCTATGCGTTTCGGGAAGGCGAACGCCCTTACAAGATCAAGTGAACTGCACAAAAGAATCCCGCATTTGTGGGATTCTTTTTGCTGTGACGCAGCCTCTTTCGCTCTGGCCCTCAGCCCTGACCCACGGTGATCACAATTTTCCCCTGGGTGTGCCCCTCTCCAAAAGACCGCATGGCGTCCTGCAGCTGACTGAGGGGATAGGTTTTGTTCACCACGGATTTGATGGCCCTGGATTCCAGTTTTTCCCTGAGGAAAGGCAGATCTGCTGCATTGGGTTGCAACGTCAGCACCCCGAATTGCTGGCCGTCTTTTCTGGACAGCCTGCGACCCTGCAGCAGGGCTTCAAAAATCTGTCTGTTGTCTCCGCCCACCATCACATACCGGCCTTTTTCCTTTAAAGCACGCTGGTAAGACCGGATGGGCTGGTAGCCATTGATGGCAAGAATCACATCGTAACGCTTCCCTGTGGTGGTGAAATCCTCCCGGGTGTAGTCCAGCACGTGGTCTGCTCCCAGGCTGCGGGCCAGTTCCACATTGCGGGGGCTGCACACCGCTGTCACTTCTGCCCCATAACTTTTGGCGATCTGCACAGCAAAAGTGCCCACTCCTCCTGAAGCCCCCTGGATCAGCACCTGCTGGCCTTTTTGCACTGCTCCCAGGTCCCTCAGGCCCTGAAGCGCCGTGATGCCCGCCAGGGGTGCTGCAGCGGCTTCCTCAAAACCCAGGTTGATGGGCTTGTGTTCCAGCAGGCTTTCCGGTACACAGACGTACTCTGCA belongs to Deinococcus roseus and includes:
- the glpK gene encoding glycerol kinase GlpK is translated as MKYILALDQGTTSCRAIVFDHEGTVRGTAQKEFQQFFPRPGWVEHDAQDIYSTQVGVTSEVLAHLGLSGQDIAAIGITNQRETTVLWDRASGQPIAHAIVWQDRRTAGRCDELRQQGKTEVFQQKTGLVLDAYFSGTKLEWLLNNTEGARERAAKGELAFGTIDCWLLWKLTGGKVHVTDPSNAARTLLFNIHTGDWDDELLSILNIPRALLPEVKSSSEVYGQTLPHLFGGEIPIAGIAGDQQAATFGQACHEVGMAKNTYGTGCFLLLNTGQEAIPSQNHLLTTVAWKREDQLTYALEGSVFMAGATVQWLRDGLGIIRDSSEVESLAASVESTDGVYLVPAFVGLGAPYWDPYARGSLFGMTRGTTRAHIARAALESICFQTADVLHAMQEDSGITLTELRVDGGASRNNLMMQFQADILGVPVVRPKVTETTALGAAYLAGLAVGFWSGLQDISQQWQADERFEPNMSATTREKFLAGWKKAVDRARNWEDA
- a CDS encoding ArsR/SmtB family transcription factor; the protein is MIIARNKTLVVEGEEALKVLSALNSDTRLLILSLLSHRTMNVSALTEALDQPHSTVNFNLKQLEEAGLLSIQYMPGTRGRQKMISKNYDEILVKLPGVNIEADHDVVEVSMPIGNYKRFEAKPTCGMASESKYIGLIDDPRSFYEPEHVYAQLIWFRTGFVEYDFPNNLPYGSVATEIEISMEICSEAPEYDLDWPSDITLWVNGIEIGSWTSPADFGGVKAKLTPSWWSLDQTTHGLLKRWRITAEGAYIDGEKISGISMQDLKIEDTNHVEVRIGVKPDARHPGGLNLFGKRFGNYEQDVIMRTRYAFREGERPYKIK
- a CDS encoding NAD(P)-dependent alcohol dehydrogenase, whose product is MQAMVYTRYGTPEVLHLKQLEKPTPRENEVLVRVHAASINSADWRLLTANIFLVRLNSGLFRPRQSILGRDLAGRVEAVGSKVQRFQVGESVFGALTHFKEGAFAEYVCVPESLLEHKPINLGFEEAAAAPLAGITALQGLRDLGAVQKGQQVLIQGASGGVGTFAVQIAKSYGAEVTAVCSPRNVELARSLGADHVLDYTREDFTTTGKRYDVILAINGYQPIRSYQRALKEKGRYVMVGGDNRQIFEALLQGRRLSRKDGQQFGVLTLQPNAADLPFLREKLESRAIKSVVNKTYPLSQLQDAMRSFGEGHTQGKIVITVGQG